From a single Calothrix sp. NIES-2098 genomic region:
- a CDS encoding cytochrome c oxidase subunit III, giving the protein MDSYLSSGELHHTGSEHTHDEEGNKMFGFIVFLISESVIFLSFFAGYIVYKITTPNWLPAGVSGLEIKEPAINTAILVSSSFVIYLAERALQRHDLMKFRLFLLATMAMGSYFLVGQAIEWNSLAFGFTSGVFGGMFYLLTGFHGLHVLTGILLQLIILVRSFIPGNYDSGHFGVNATSLFWHFVDVIWIVLFVLLYIWQ; this is encoded by the coding sequence ATGGACAGTTATCTTTCATCTGGGGAGTTACACCACACAGGTAGCGAACATACCCACGACGAAGAAGGCAATAAGATGTTCGGCTTTATTGTCTTCCTAATTTCCGAAAGCGTCATTTTTCTGAGTTTTTTCGCTGGATATATTGTTTATAAAATCACAACTCCTAACTGGCTACCAGCTGGTGTTTCTGGGTTAGAAATCAAAGAGCCTGCAATTAACACCGCGATTCTGGTTTCCAGTAGCTTTGTGATTTACCTAGCAGAACGCGCTCTCCAGCGTCATGACTTAATGAAATTTCGTCTGTTTCTCTTAGCTACAATGGCTATGGGCAGCTACTTTTTAGTAGGACAGGCGATTGAATGGAACAGCCTCGCCTTTGGTTTTACTTCCGGTGTATTTGGCGGGATGTTCTACCTGCTGACAGGTTTCCACGGTTTGCACGTGCTTACTGGGATCTTGTTGCAACTAATTATTCTAGTTCGCTCCTTTATTCCTGGTAATTACGATTCTGGCCACTTCGGTGTGAATGCAACTTCGTTGTTCTGGCACTTCGTCGATGTTATCTGGATCGTTTTGTTTGTTCTGCTTTATATCTGGCAGTGA
- a CDS encoding fibro-slime family protein, translating into MTKPTVLLKALGAGLIVMFATSSANAATINLTGIIRDFNDTHPDFEKELGPDKGIVQSILGADNKPVYAGGLGTATTHGQAAFDQWYRDVPSVNLSKQHTITLNEIGNSGLYTYSSNSFFPIDNQLFGNQGRVHNYHFTYEIASQFTYQPGQTFEFTGDDDLWVFLNKQLVIDLGGVHKAESQSVNLDTLGLTPGKTYDFNLFFAERHTTESNFSITTSIALESSSVPEPLTLGGTVVAGAFGWWIKRKRQKTSRTA; encoded by the coding sequence ATGACGAAACCCACTGTATTACTGAAAGCTTTGGGTGCAGGTCTGATAGTGATGTTCGCTACCTCTTCAGCTAACGCGGCGACTATCAACTTGACAGGAATCATTCGAGACTTTAACGATACCCATCCAGACTTTGAAAAGGAACTTGGCCCCGATAAAGGTATTGTGCAATCAATACTTGGTGCAGACAATAAGCCAGTCTATGCTGGAGGCCTAGGTACTGCAACAACTCATGGTCAAGCTGCCTTTGACCAATGGTATCGAGATGTTCCTAGTGTAAATCTTAGCAAGCAGCATACAATTACACTGAATGAAATTGGAAATAGTGGTCTTTACACTTATAGCAGTAATTCGTTTTTTCCAATTGATAATCAGCTATTCGGCAATCAGGGGCGCGTACATAACTATCACTTTACCTATGAGATCGCTTCCCAGTTTACTTATCAACCTGGACAAACCTTTGAATTTACTGGAGATGACGATCTGTGGGTTTTCCTGAATAAACAACTTGTTATAGATCTTGGCGGAGTTCACAAAGCCGAGTCCCAAAGCGTGAATCTTGATACTCTGGGTCTGACACCTGGGAAAACCTATGATTTTAATCTCTTCTTTGCAGAACGCCACACCACAGAGTCTAATTTCTCAATTACTACTTCGATTGCGCTGGAATCATCATCGGTTCCAGAACCCCTAACTCTTGGTGGTACGGTGGTTGCTGGCGCTTTCGGGTGGTGGATTAAGCGCAAGAGACAAAAAACTTCTCGAACAGCATAG
- a CDS encoding multi-component transcriptional regulator, winged helix family protein, which produces MKILVVEDDELLAEVLSEILTNQNYAVEVATDGIAGQDLIETYDYDLVLLDVMLPKLDGISLCRHIRSQGLQMPVLLLTGCDSSHEKAIGLDAGADDYVVKPFDEEELVARVRALLRRGGKTSQPVLEWGNLRLDPSSCEVTYERDLLALTPKEYALLELFLRNSRRVFSCGMILEHLWSYDDTPGEEAVRTHIKGLRMKLRNVGAPNDLIETVYGIGYRLKPQTAEEPGNKAEIDRAKSASTNNKSQQQTLAAVAAIWQRFQGRVDSQVQLIEQYIHNILNSELRVQAAQEAHTLAGSLGTFGLPLGSKLARKIEQLLKSEKTFTPSEIGKLQNWVKQLRQEIQSKQDESTLPLATAEDVPLVLVIDRGPTLAENLQKESAQWKLKVTIATSLENARHIIYREHPSVVLLDPSVSSNQEESWSLLAELSQHQPPVPVLVITEQSDFTNRLQLARNGGHTFLQKPMPASQVLEAITQVLQQSPHAEAKILAVDDDPQILALLQTLLSPWGLKVIGLEDPRQFWSTLEAVSPDLLILDVEMPYTNGIELCKVVRNDPHWSELPILFLTVHSDAEIVDRVFSVGADDFVSKPIVGPELVTRIINRLERIKLLRRVTNSQKAGVTEQQNRWRAIFDAEGECVKLIAADGTLLEINPAGLAMLEAESTAAVIGKSVYSLIASEDREAFRQFHASICQGNKGTIQFEIINCQGHRRWMETHAVPLRYEADGAIVQLAITRDITEHKRSETEIRRVNRTLQALSNCSQVLVRAKEELDLLERICQMIVEVGGYRLAWVGFAERDAQKTIRPVAQAGYEDGYLQSLNLTWADTIHGRGPSGTAIRTGQTSIIQNILTDPNYEVWRCQATKQGYAASIALPLIANGEVFGALNIYATEPEAFDPDEVQLLEALAADLAYGIMALRDRSDRQLAQTELKQSQQSYQQLVELCPEAIFIELDGNFVFVNSAAIKLFGATVAAELLGKNILDFVHPNSQKAIAEYLRLLKELQQSVSLHEEEFLRLDGTAIALEIAAAAFTYQGQPAAQFIARDITQRKRTEALLHKANNELELRVAERTAELISLNRKLQAELNERLRIQEQLRISQAKFARILDIADDAIISIDAEQKIILFNQGAEKIFGYSAPEAIGQSLDLLLPLRFAQAHRHHVVDFGKSPSLARRMGERQEIFGRRRDGTEFPAEASISKVDNGDEFYYTVILRDITDRKQIERMKDEFVSVVSHELRTPLTSIHGSLGMLASGLLPAESEQGKRLLQIATDSTDRLVRLINDILDIERIESGRVKMERETCTVPDLIESAVNIMQPLADKAKVKLSISSLPIELWVDPDRIVQTLTNLLSNAIKFSTAGQTVWLVTAQQGDEVVFTVKDTGRGIPADKLDSIFERFQQVDSSDSRNHDGTGLGLAICKSIVQQHGGRIWVESTLEQGSTFYFTLPIQRSPQTPDFAYTTQQRQLLKQAAHYNGSAELRTEQSRLVLVCDDDPVICKELENLLKSGGYRVVTVPTGQEAIALAATLRPDVIVLDLLMPGMNGWETMAVLKEQADTKDIPIVICSVYKPNLNSQPSADFVDWVSKPVQESNLLQSLRQVVAKSSKRFRILIVEDDNDLAQLLITLFERHDIETFLAQTGREAIHLSQEINPDLLILDLILPESDGFTVVDWLQQHNRLCSTPVVVYSATDLDESERNRLKLGHTEFLTKGRVTTQEFEQRVMELLQRITQNQQ; this is translated from the coding sequence ATGAAGATTTTAGTTGTAGAGGATGACGAGTTACTTGCAGAGGTACTCAGCGAAATTCTCACTAACCAAAACTATGCAGTCGAAGTTGCTACTGATGGTATCGCTGGTCAGGATTTAATTGAAACTTACGACTATGATTTAGTGCTTTTGGATGTCATGCTACCTAAGCTAGATGGCATCAGTCTTTGTCGTCATATACGTTCCCAAGGTTTGCAAATGCCAGTCCTGTTATTAACAGGATGTGATAGCAGCCACGAAAAGGCAATTGGGCTAGATGCAGGTGCAGATGACTATGTAGTTAAGCCCTTTGATGAAGAAGAGTTAGTGGCTCGCGTGCGTGCTTTATTACGTCGGGGTGGAAAAACATCGCAACCCGTACTAGAGTGGGGCAATTTACGCCTCGATCCTAGTAGCTGTGAAGTCACCTACGAGCGAGATTTACTTGCTTTAACGCCAAAAGAATACGCCTTATTAGAACTTTTCTTGCGCAACAGTCGCCGGGTATTTAGTTGCGGCATGATTTTGGAACATCTCTGGTCTTATGATGATACTCCTGGTGAAGAAGCAGTTCGCACTCATATCAAAGGCTTGCGCATGAAGCTCCGCAATGTGGGAGCGCCTAACGATTTAATCGAAACAGTTTATGGTATTGGCTATCGACTCAAACCACAAACAGCAGAAGAGCCAGGAAATAAAGCAGAAATAGATCGGGCAAAATCTGCAAGTACTAATAATAAATCACAGCAACAAACACTGGCAGCCGTCGCTGCAATTTGGCAGCGATTTCAAGGACGAGTGGACTCGCAGGTGCAGCTAATAGAGCAATACATCCACAATATTTTAAATTCAGAATTGCGCGTGCAAGCAGCTCAAGAAGCCCACACCTTGGCAGGATCTTTGGGTACATTTGGCTTGCCCCTCGGCTCGAAACTAGCGCGTAAAATTGAACAACTACTGAAATCTGAAAAAACCTTCACGCCATCAGAGATTGGCAAATTACAAAATTGGGTGAAGCAATTACGTCAAGAAATTCAGAGTAAACAAGACGAATCGACATTGCCGCTAGCTACGGCCGAAGACGTTCCTTTAGTTTTAGTCATCGATCGCGGCCCTACTTTAGCAGAAAATCTCCAAAAAGAATCTGCTCAATGGAAACTTAAAGTTACAATTGCCACCAGTCTGGAAAATGCTCGCCATATAATCTACCGAGAGCATCCTAGTGTAGTGCTGCTCGATCCCAGTGTTTCTAGCAATCAAGAGGAAAGTTGGAGCCTACTTGCAGAACTTTCCCAACACCAACCTCCTGTACCAGTGTTAGTTATTACCGAACAGAGCGATTTTACTAACCGTTTGCAACTGGCTCGTAACGGCGGACACACATTTTTGCAGAAGCCCATGCCTGCGTCACAGGTGTTAGAGGCAATTACTCAAGTACTGCAACAATCTCCCCATGCGGAAGCGAAGATATTAGCTGTGGACGACGATCCGCAAATTCTGGCATTGTTACAAACTTTACTCAGTCCTTGGGGGCTAAAAGTAATTGGGCTGGAAGATCCGCGACAGTTTTGGTCAACTTTGGAAGCAGTTTCTCCAGATTTGCTGATTCTAGATGTGGAAATGCCTTATACCAATGGAATTGAATTGTGCAAAGTAGTACGCAACGATCCCCATTGGAGTGAGTTACCAATTTTGTTTCTCACCGTTCATAGCGATGCTGAAATTGTCGATCGCGTATTTAGTGTTGGTGCTGATGACTTTGTGAGTAAACCGATAGTCGGGCCAGAACTCGTTACCCGGATTATTAATCGCTTAGAGCGAATTAAGTTATTAAGGCGCGTGACTAATAGCCAAAAGGCAGGAGTTACCGAACAACAAAATCGCTGGCGTGCTATTTTTGATGCCGAGGGAGAATGCGTCAAATTGATTGCTGCTGATGGCACTTTGTTGGAAATTAACCCAGCAGGTTTGGCAATGCTAGAGGCTGAGAGTACTGCTGCTGTAATTGGTAAGTCTGTTTATTCTTTAATTGCCTCAGAAGATCGAGAAGCATTTCGCCAATTCCACGCAAGTATTTGTCAGGGTAATAAGGGTACTATACAGTTCGAGATAATTAACTGCCAAGGTCATCGGCGGTGGATGGAAACTCACGCTGTACCTCTGCGTTACGAAGCAGATGGTGCAATTGTGCAGTTAGCAATTACGCGAGACATTACAGAACATAAACGCAGCGAAACGGAAATTCGGCGGGTAAATCGAACACTTCAGGCGTTGAGTAATTGCTCTCAAGTGCTGGTACGCGCTAAGGAAGAGTTAGATTTGCTTGAGAGAATCTGCCAAATGATTGTGGAAGTTGGCGGCTATCGTCTAGCGTGGGTTGGTTTTGCCGAACGCGATGCGCAAAAAACTATTCGCCCAGTGGCGCAAGCAGGTTATGAAGACGGATATTTACAATCGCTCAACCTCACCTGGGCAGATACAATTCACGGTAGAGGTCCATCGGGAACAGCGATCCGCACAGGTCAAACCTCGATTATCCAGAATATTTTAACCGATCCCAATTACGAAGTTTGGCGATGTCAGGCAACTAAGCAAGGCTATGCAGCATCAATTGCTTTACCTTTAATCGCTAATGGTGAAGTATTTGGAGCATTGAATATTTACGCCACCGAACCAGAAGCTTTCGATCCGGATGAAGTGCAATTACTGGAAGCACTAGCCGCAGATTTAGCTTATGGGATTATGGCATTGCGCGATCGCAGCGATCGCCAACTCGCGCAAACGGAACTTAAACAAAGTCAGCAAAGCTATCAACAGCTAGTAGAACTTTGTCCAGAAGCAATTTTTATTGAACTTGACGGTAATTTCGTTTTTGTCAACAGTGCTGCAATCAAACTTTTTGGTGCCACAGTCGCGGCAGAATTACTGGGTAAAAATATACTTGACTTCGTACACCCCAACTCCCAGAAGGCGATCGCGGAATATTTGCGACTCCTCAAAGAACTGCAACAGTCAGTTTCTTTGCATGAAGAAGAATTTCTGCGGTTAGATGGAACTGCGATCGCCCTCGAAATCGCCGCCGCAGCCTTTACCTATCAAGGTCAACCAGCAGCTCAATTTATTGCTCGCGATATTACTCAACGCAAACGGACTGAAGCACTGCTGCATAAAGCTAATAATGAATTGGAATTGCGAGTTGCCGAACGGACTGCTGAATTAATTAGCCTCAATCGCAAATTACAAGCAGAACTGAATGAACGCCTGCGGATACAAGAACAACTGCGGATCTCGCAAGCAAAATTTGCCCGCATTTTAGATATTGCTGATGATGCCATTATTTCTATCGATGCCGAACAAAAAATTATTTTATTTAACCAAGGTGCAGAGAAGATTTTTGGCTATTCTGCCCCAGAAGCGATCGGGCAATCGCTGGATTTACTCTTACCATTGCGCTTTGCTCAGGCTCATCGTCACCATGTCGTTGACTTTGGCAAATCTCCCAGCCTAGCCCGGCGGATGGGAGAACGCCAGGAAATATTTGGTCGGCGTCGGGATGGTACAGAATTTCCTGCAGAAGCTTCGATCTCGAAAGTGGATAATGGAGATGAATTTTATTATACTGTAATTCTAAGAGATATTACAGATAGAAAGCAAATCGAACGTATGAAAGATGAGTTTGTCTCTGTTGTCAGTCACGAACTCCGCACGCCCCTAACTTCGATTCACGGTTCCTTAGGAATGTTAGCCAGTGGTTTGCTTCCAGCAGAATCGGAGCAGGGAAAACGCCTACTACAAATTGCTACTGATAGTACCGATCGCCTAGTCCGGCTAATTAACGACATTCTGGATATCGAAAGAATCGAGTCGGGTCGGGTGAAAATGGAACGAGAAACCTGCACTGTTCCCGATCTGATTGAGTCAGCAGTGAATATCATGCAGCCCCTAGCCGACAAAGCCAAGGTAAAACTCTCGATTTCTAGCTTACCCATTGAACTATGGGTAGATCCCGATCGCATTGTTCAAACTCTGACGAATCTGCTGAGTAACGCCATTAAATTCTCGACTGCGGGACAAACAGTTTGGTTGGTAACAGCACAACAAGGCGATGAAGTTGTATTTACAGTCAAAGATACCGGACGCGGTATTCCCGCCGACAAGCTTGACAGTATTTTTGAGCGCTTTCAACAAGTTGATTCTTCCGATTCCCGCAACCATGATGGTACTGGTTTGGGTTTAGCAATTTGCAAAAGCATTGTCCAACAGCATGGCGGACGCATTTGGGTTGAAAGTACTTTAGAACAAGGTAGTACTTTTTACTTCACCCTACCCATCCAGCGATCGCCCCAGACTCCAGATTTCGCATATACAACTCAGCAACGCCAGCTGCTCAAACAAGCTGCGCACTACAATGGCTCTGCTGAATTGCGGACTGAGCAATCGCGGCTAGTGCTAGTCTGTGATGACGATCCCGTAATTTGTAAAGAGCTAGAAAATTTACTGAAATCAGGAGGATATCGCGTAGTCACAGTGCCTACCGGTCAAGAAGCGATCGCTTTAGCCGCAACTCTACGTCCAGATGTAATTGTATTGGATTTATTAATGCCTGGTATGAATGGTTGGGAAACAATGGCAGTATTAAAAGAGCAGGCAGATACAAAGGACATTCCGATTGTGATTTGTAGTGTCTACAAACCAAACCTCAACAGTCAACCCAGTGCAGACTTTGTTGATTGGGTAAGTAAACCAGTTCAAGAAAGTAATCTATTGCAGTCACTCAGACAAGTAGTGGCTAAATCCTCAAAACGATTTCGCATTCTCATTGTCGAAGACGACAACGATTTGGCACAATTGCTCATCACCCTGTTTGAGAGACACGACATCGAAACTTTCCTCGCCCAAACTGGACGAGAAGCAATTCACCTCAGCCAAGAAATCAACCCAGATTTACTTATTCTCGACCTAATTCTGCCAGAAAGCGATGGGTTTACAGTCGTAGATTGGTTACAACAGCACAATCGACTTTGTAGCACTCCTGTGGTGGTTTATTCAGCTACCGATCTGGATGAGTCGGAACGCAATCGACTTAAATTAGGACATACAGAATTTTTAACCAAAGGACGTGTGACAACCCAAGAATTTGAACAGCGCGTAATGGAGCTACTTCAGCGGATTACACAAAATCAACAATAA
- a CDS encoding two-component response regulator, with the protein MKTKRILVVDNEEYIQEVAKICLETVAAWEVMTVSSGKEGIMKAETWQPDAILLDVMMPDMDGITTFEKLQANPATKDIPVILLTAKIQAADRRRYAQMGMANAIAKPFNPLELASQIATSLGWSTEN; encoded by the coding sequence ATGAAAACAAAGCGAATTCTCGTGGTTGATAACGAAGAGTACATTCAAGAAGTTGCCAAAATTTGCTTGGAAACCGTCGCCGCTTGGGAAGTGATGACGGTGAGTTCGGGAAAAGAAGGCATAATGAAAGCCGAAACTTGGCAACCAGATGCCATTCTTCTTGATGTGATGATGCCAGATATGGATGGGATTACTACATTTGAGAAATTACAAGCAAATCCAGCCACTAAAGATATTCCCGTGATTTTGTTAACTGCGAAAATCCAGGCTGCGGATCGCCGTCGTTATGCACAGATGGGAATGGCAAATGCGATCGCTAAACCTTTCAATCCGCTAGAATTAGCGAGTCAAATAGCCACATCTCTAGGTTGGAGTACGGAAAATTAG
- a CDS encoding high-affinity nickel-transporter, which translates to MKTTWRRYRLLIVSFLGALLLSITWATPSQAHWADLAVAEIAVDKTQTAMTLTFPTGLVASADDNRDGQLSDAEVSQHQTELEHFLGDRIRLVNEQGQAGVVAVTSSNNLPPNIQSNANTHTTLELTYTWTQAVTGLTINYNLFLPNVPTARCLATVIQAGKTQNLVFTPEKHEFSLISGSLWQQVSSFVVLGVEHILSGYDHVLFLISLLMVGGGLGYLLKVVTAFTISHSVTLSLAVLNIVTLPVQFVESAIALTIVYVAVENFWCKSLRWRWLLTFSFGLIHGLGFAGVLKEINIPQSNLAVSLASFNIGVEIGQLAIVLTAFFVLRVLQKQPWELTFRRFVSACIIAVGLFWFVQRAFGLS; encoded by the coding sequence ATGAAAACTACGTGGCGCAGATATCGGCTTTTAATTGTCTCTTTTTTGGGCGCACTGTTATTATCAATTACTTGGGCTACTCCCAGTCAAGCACATTGGGCAGATTTAGCAGTAGCGGAAATAGCGGTAGACAAGACACAAACCGCAATGACGCTGACATTTCCTACAGGCTTGGTAGCTTCAGCTGATGATAACCGTGATGGACAACTCTCTGATGCGGAAGTTTCTCAACATCAAACAGAACTTGAGCATTTTTTAGGCGATCGCATTCGTCTGGTTAACGAACAAGGACAAGCGGGTGTAGTTGCAGTTACCTCATCTAACAATTTACCACCAAATATTCAAAGCAATGCCAACACTCACACTACCTTAGAACTCACCTACACTTGGACACAAGCAGTTACCGGACTGACAATTAATTACAATTTATTTTTGCCCAATGTTCCTACAGCTCGTTGTCTAGCTACTGTCATCCAAGCAGGAAAAACTCAAAACTTAGTATTTACACCAGAAAAACATGAGTTTTCTTTAATTAGTGGTTCATTATGGCAGCAAGTTAGCAGCTTTGTTGTATTGGGTGTAGAACATATTCTTTCTGGTTATGACCACGTTTTATTTTTAATTAGTTTGTTAATGGTGGGTGGTGGGTTAGGCTATTTATTAAAAGTAGTAACTGCTTTTACAATCTCTCATTCTGTCACCCTATCGTTAGCGGTACTTAATATTGTCACCCTACCCGTACAATTTGTCGAAAGTGCGATCGCGCTGACTATTGTTTATGTAGCAGTGGAAAACTTTTGGTGCAAAAGTTTAAGGTGGCGCTGGTTACTTACTTTTAGCTTTGGACTCATCCACGGACTTGGTTTTGCAGGTGTTCTTAAGGAAATTAATATTCCCCAATCCAATTTGGCTGTATCGCTAGCTAGCTTCAATATTGGTGTAGAAATTGGTCAACTAGCTATTGTATTAACCGCGTTTTTCGTACTACGAGTATTGCAAAAACAACCTTGGGAATTAACTTTTCGCCGCTTTGTATCTGCCTGTATTATAGCTGTTGGGTTATTTTGGTTTGTCCAAAGAGCTTTTGGGTTATCCTAG
- a CDS encoding TPR domain protein, with protein sequence MTSTVHKYQPKIFKALWLLLIPTLLVPIFPFLHFPSAKLAAPYGYPFSPSLPGTDDRRANLEAEITFYQEKVRQNPQSGLNLASLAQSYLKMAKATGESNWYLLAEQAAKRSLSNLPFNNHSAAIVLARVAQARHDFTEAIRLSQQVLKLQPRNDNALAILVTSNLAMGKLSEAKIAADALVNKIPTQSSLTLQALVLTAQGKDEAAIDTFKLALSVEEPGEIGSSASTRVLLGQFYYKHGQLELAEQLYQEALRILPRYPLALLHLAELETRKGNYQKAASLYAQVLPNNQKTSTIFDHAVLRGQARIKQLQGDTLAASNLLNQAETLLRQENAAGHTNGSFGHRRELARLLLDKNRPQDIAEALSLMQAEVSIRRDAQTLDTLAWALFRSGRVKEAQEIIQEAVRLGTQDGSIFYRAGIIAKALGNQEQAVSYEKLAQKVDPTFDEQARRTLGLGLESLGF encoded by the coding sequence ATGACATCAACTGTTCACAAATATCAACCAAAGATTTTCAAAGCTCTATGGTTGCTGCTTATTCCAACGCTACTAGTACCCATATTTCCATTTTTACATTTCCCATCTGCCAAACTAGCAGCACCCTATGGCTATCCGTTTTCTCCATCCTTACCTGGGACTGATGACCGTCGTGCCAACTTAGAAGCGGAAATCACTTTTTATCAAGAAAAAGTTCGCCAAAATCCCCAAAGTGGCTTGAATTTAGCATCTTTAGCGCAATCCTACTTGAAGATGGCAAAAGCTACAGGCGAAAGTAACTGGTACTTACTAGCAGAACAAGCCGCCAAGCGATCGCTCTCCAATTTACCTTTTAATAATCATAGTGCGGCGATCGTGCTTGCCCGTGTAGCTCAAGCTAGGCATGACTTTACTGAAGCTATTCGCCTATCTCAGCAAGTATTAAAGTTGCAGCCTCGTAACGATAATGCCTTGGCTATTTTAGTCACATCTAACTTGGCAATGGGTAAGTTGTCAGAGGCGAAAATTGCCGCCGACGCTTTAGTCAACAAAATTCCCACCCAAAGCAGTTTGACTTTACAAGCTTTGGTACTGACTGCCCAAGGTAAAGATGAAGCCGCAATTGATACATTTAAATTGGCTTTATCAGTAGAGGAACCGGGCGAAATCGGCAGTTCAGCATCAACACGAGTGTTACTCGGTCAGTTTTACTACAAACACGGACAATTAGAATTAGCCGAACAACTCTATCAAGAAGCACTGCGGATTTTACCTCGATACCCTCTAGCATTGCTGCATCTGGCAGAATTAGAAACACGCAAGGGAAATTACCAAAAAGCAGCCAGTCTTTACGCTCAAGTTTTGCCGAACAACCAAAAAACCTCAACGATTTTTGACCATGCTGTGTTGCGAGGTCAAGCCAGAATTAAGCAGTTACAAGGTGATACACTCGCGGCGAGTAACTTGTTAAACCAAGCAGAAACCTTACTCCGTCAGGAAAACGCCGCCGGACACACTAACGGTTCCTTCGGTCATCGTCGCGAATTGGCACGATTGTTATTAGATAAAAACCGTCCCCAAGATATAGCGGAAGCGTTATCTCTGATGCAGGCAGAAGTCAGTATTCGCCGCGATGCTCAAACTCTAGATACCTTAGCTTGGGCGCTTTTCCGTTCTGGACGTGTCAAAGAAGCTCAAGAAATTATTCAAGAAGCAGTGCGATTGGGTACGCAGGATGGCAGTATATTCTACCGTGCTGGCATAATTGCCAAAGCCTTGGGCAATCAAGAACAGGCTGTCAGTTATGAAAAGTTAGCGCAGAAAGTTGACCCGACCTTTGATGAACAGGCGCGGCGCACTTTGGGGTTGGGATTAGAAAGTTTAGGATTTTAG
- a CDS encoding alpha/beta hydrolase domain-containing protein translates to MFHKSKKILSWLVIFLSIISLFLSSWIIIPAPNMSLLPLGVGAPEVSPWLLILNLFSFLLAFFFIYQRQLKRLACIFSLIGLLICSSVLIKIAPTETQMAQAMKLELGENYLAQIPPQVSAKMQSQPFSLVNSFRGISLEKIRHKREIIFATPAGVPLEMQVYQPPKVGKYPALVVIYGGAWRSGNPSANPEFNQYMAARGYTVFAIDYRHAPEYQFPAQLDDVRTALNFIRQHATEYEADTENMVLLGRSAGAHLAMLAAYQPDAPPIRAVVSYYGPVNLTEGYNTPPRPDPINTRAVLKAFIGGSPQELPQQYQIASPISYVNRSLPPTLLVHGSRDHLVEARFARQMYENLHRLGKTAILLEIPWAEHAFDAVFNGVSNQLALYYTERFLAWVLFNR, encoded by the coding sequence ATGTTTCATAAATCTAAAAAAATTTTATCCTGGCTGGTAATCTTCCTGAGTATCATCAGTTTATTTCTCAGTTCTTGGATTATTATTCCGGCTCCTAATATGTCTTTACTACCCCTAGGGGTAGGAGCGCCAGAAGTCAGTCCTTGGTTATTGATATTAAATTTATTTTCTTTTTTATTAGCTTTTTTCTTTATATATCAGCGTCAACTGAAGCGTTTAGCTTGTATTTTTAGCTTAATCGGATTACTGATTTGTAGTTCCGTTTTAATAAAGATTGCCCCAACCGAAACACAAATGGCACAAGCCATGAAATTAGAATTAGGTGAAAATTATTTAGCGCAAATACCTCCACAAGTCAGCGCTAAAATGCAATCTCAGCCCTTTTCTTTAGTTAACAGCTTTCGAGGTATTTCATTAGAAAAAATCCGTCACAAAAGAGAGATTATATTTGCTACACCTGCGGGAGTTCCTTTAGAAATGCAAGTTTACCAACCGCCAAAAGTAGGGAAATATCCAGCATTAGTAGTAATTTATGGTGGAGCCTGGCGAAGTGGAAATCCTAGCGCTAATCCTGAGTTTAATCAATATATGGCGGCTCGTGGATATACCGTATTTGCAATTGATTACCGACACGCACCTGAATATCAATTTCCCGCACAGTTAGATGATGTGCGTACAGCCCTCAATTTTATTCGCCAACACGCCACAGAATATGAAGCCGACACAGAAAATATGGTACTTTTGGGACGTTCTGCTGGCGCACACCTCGCAATGCTAGCGGCTTATCAACCAGATGCACCACCGATTCGTGCTGTAGTCAGCTACTACGGGCCTGTGAACTTGACTGAAGGCTATAATACACCACCGCGACCTGACCCCATCAATACCCGCGCTGTATTAAAAGCTTTTATTGGTGGTTCGCCGCAAGAGTTACCACAGCAGTATCAAATTGCTTCGCCAATTAGCTACGTAAATCGCTCTTTACCGCCAACATTATTAGTTCACGGTAGTCGCGACCATTTAGTAGAAGCCAGATTTGCTAGACAGATGTATGAAAATTTACATAGATTGGGTAAAACTGCGATTTTGTTAGAAATACCTTGGGCGGAACACGCTTTTGATGCTGTATTTAATGGTGTGAGCAATCAATTAGCGTTATATTACACCGAAAGATTTTTGGCTTGGGTGTTGTTCAATCGATAA